The following are encoded in a window of Esox lucius isolate fEsoLuc1 chromosome 14, fEsoLuc1.pri, whole genome shotgun sequence genomic DNA:
- the LOC105028398 gene encoding uncharacterized protein LOC105028398 — MNNETVFETIEEVNKHISHVEEATCVKYISYRVQKRFNDQGWKPQDHKIRLYWEWKYGKGTPCIPFDGIPFMFIGHKLMGCHRGRGKCGVKKRQYLQAQREKDGKSKRNLLLKTKKVACPAVVTISRIVKFPGFKLEKDTSRLRRVMSISIKQALQTDPASVQWKMLYFLKIPSVSDHKGHPIGEGADEMDERVKCYIRTLVQQGVRRVKEVKNHMLQYVRTELFRDTTPPPLRCFFPTEKTIQATVAQVLAEEHYSKIDLVNLLTLAENWKADAPRTNFLLRVQWESKNLLLCYQTDWQRQLIRQYGREVCFLDAAYKRTRFPLPLYFLCVRTNVSLVPVGLFVVQCKSVETLGEALGVFRQWNRGWSPTHVLTEHCPVEIKAVEATFTGAQAVFSDHLRERTWTKWLSNRSRAIANPQGIFSMMKSIAEALTKEQHLGAVERLQQSLIWQEKRQLFKNWFTNKWLTEEKRWANAVRADIVNFVSMVNGGLEMQSKFFTHNDMKVHKKDTLSQMLQFIVDSYFPQMHQRYMDLNSQSCRDYSSDPAVPPFLWDRPWSVVAHVMDSMSAAEHDSDVMVEQATDAGTFRVKSRNQAASGESYVVSFGSESAWPGCECRAWGNQRLPCKHFCHVFKSEPSWTWEHLCPKYRDHPLLKLLLHTEDITTTKEEMEESLDGLLHLSPAFPGSCCEWEGPEETLPPQTSQLQQLPQASLGPQERGELQRECVAKLTSIMDNVGHIKDTDFLQELKQKLDILQAQSETMMAQKDPSTQTVPTNQGKRRMGGVEIIVAMPKRIKVLSQIDVENVPK, encoded by the exons ATGAACAATGAAACTGTTTTTGAAACAATTGAAGAGGTCAATAAGCATATATCACACGTCGAAGAAGCAACCTGtgtgaaatatatttcatacCGTGTGCAGAAGCGCTTCAATGACCAAG GCTGGAAACCTCAGGACCACAAGATCAGGCTGTACTGGGAATGGAAGTACGGCAAGGGTACTCCCTGTATCCCATTTGATGGTATACCCTTCATGTTCATCGGACACAAGCTGATGGGATGCCACCGTGGGCGGGGAAAGTGTGGAGTCAAGAAGAGGCAATATCTTCAGGCTCAAAGG GAAAAAGATGGCAAGTCAAAAAGAAACCTGTTGCTGAAAACCAAGAAGGTAGCATGTCCCGCTGTAGTCACAATCAGCCGGATTGTCAAGTTCCCTGGATTTAAG TTGGAGAAGGACACATCACGGTTGAGGAGAGTCATGTCTATTTCCATCAAACAAGCTCTCCAGACTGACCCGGCCTCTGTCCAGTGGAAGATGCTGTATTTCCTCAAAATACCCAGTGTCAGTGACCACAAGGGCCATCCCATAGGAGAG GGTGCTGATGAAATGGATGAGCGGGTCAAATGTTACATACGAACCCTGGTCCAGCAGGGGGTGCGGAGGGTGAAGGAGGTGAAAAACCACATGCTCCAGTACGTGCGGACCGAGCTGTTCCGAGACACAACCCCTCCGCCGCTTAGGTGCTTCTTCCCCACAGAGAAAACCATCCAGGCAACTGTGGCTCAGGTCCTGGCAGAGGAACACTACAGCAAAATAGACCTCGTCAACCTGCTG ACACTGGCAGAGAATTGGAAGGCGGACGCTCCTAGAACCAACTTTCTGCTGAGGGTCCAATGGGAGAGCAAGAACCTGCTGCTGTGCTACCAGACCGACTGGCAGCGTCAGCTGATCCGGCAGTACGGCAGAGAAGTGTGCTTCCTGGACGCGGCCTACAAGAGGACGCGCTTCCCCCTGCCCCTCTACTTCCTGTGTGTGCGTACCAATGTGAGCTTGGTGCCTGTCGGCCTGTTCGTTGTGCAGTGCAAGAGTGTCGAAACCCTGGGGGAGGCGCTGGGGGTGTTCCGGCAGTGGAACCGGGGCTGGAGCCCCACTCACGTTCTCACGGAACACTGCCCGGTGGAGATCAAGGCGGTGGAGGCTACATTCACAG GAGCTCAGGCCGTCTTTAGCGATCATCTGCGGGAGAGAACCTGGACCAAATGGCTGAGCAATCGCTCCAGAGCGATCGCAAACCCACAGGGGATCTTCTCCATGATGAAGTCCATAGCCGAAGCCCTGACCAAAGAGCAACACCTGGGGGCAGTAGAACGCCTACAGCAGAGCCTCATCTGGCAGGAGAAGAGACAACTCTTCAAGAACTGGTTCACTAATAAGTGGCTGACAGAGGAGAAG AGATGGGCGAACGCCGTGAGGGCTGACATTGTCAACTTTGTCTCTATGGTGAATGGTGGTCTGGAGATGCAGAGCAAGTTTTTTACACACAACGACATGAAGGTCCATAAAAAGGACACCCTGAGCCAAATGTTGCAATTTATTGTTGACAGCTACTTCCCACAGATGCACCAAAG GTACATGGACCTCAACAGCCAGTCCTGCAGGGATTATAGCTCGGACCCCGCCGTGCCTCCCTTCCTGTGGGACCGTCCCTGGAGCGTTGTGGCCCATGTGATGGACAGCATGTCCGCTGCCGAGCATGACTCCGACGTCATGGTGGAACAGGCCACCGACGCCGGCACCTTCAGGGTGAAGAGCCGGAACCAGGCCGCGTCAGGGGAGTCCTACGTGGTCAGCTTCGGGTCAGAGTCCGCCTGGCCCGGCTGTGAGTGTCGGGCGTGGGGGAACCAGCGCCTGCCCTGCAAACACTTCTGTCACGTCTTCAAGTCTGAGCCCAGCTGGACCTGGGAGCACCTATGTCCCAAATATAGGGACCACCCACTGCTCAAGCTGCTTTTACACACAGAAGACATCACCACCAcaaaggaggagatggaggaatcCCTCGATGGCCTGTTGCATCTCTCCCCTGCTTTCCCAGGCTCCTGCTGTGAATGGGAGGGGCCTGAAGAAACACTGCCTCCTCAAACTTCACAGCTTCAACAGCTTCCACAGGCCTCGCTGGGTccacaggagagaggagaactgCAGAGGGAGTGTGTGGCCAAACTCACGTCAATAATGGACAACGTGGGCCACATCAAGGACACTGACTTCCTACAGGAGCTCAAGCAAAAACTGGACATTCTGCAGGCTCAGAGTGAGACCATGATGGCTCAAAAGGACCCTAGCACCCAGACAGTACCCACCAACCAGGGGAAGAGAAggatggggggggtggagaTTATTGTGGCCATGCCCAAACGCATTAAAGTGCTCTCCCAGATTGACGTGGAAAATGTTCCGAAATAG